ACTTCCAGCAGCTCGACCTCGAAGATCAGCACCGAATTGGGGCCGATGACCTGGCCAGCCCCCTGCTCGCCGTAGGCCAGGTCGGCCGGCAGAACGAATTCGTACTTGCCGCCCGCCTTCATCAGCTGCAATCCTTCGGTCCAGCCCCGGATCACCCGGTTGAGCTGAAAGGTTGCGGGCTTGCCCCGCTTGTAGCTGCTGTCGAATTCGGTACCGTCGACCAGGGCCCCCCGGTAGTTGACCGTGACCGTGCTGTCCGGTCCCGGTGTCGCGCCGTCACCTTCCCTGATCACCCGATACTGCAGGCCGCTGGCGGTCACCTTGACGCCATCCTTTTTCCTGTTGGCAGCGAGGAAGGCCTCACCCTCGGCCCTGTTTTTGGCAGCGGCTTTCTCCTGCAGCACCTGCTGCAGTTCCATGATGGTCTGCCGGACCTCATCCTCGGTCATCAGCAGTTCGCCGCCAGCCAGGACATCCTTTATCCCCCGGGCCAGCAGGTCCGGATTGACCTCGAATCCCTTCCCCTTGAAATCGCGGCCGATGTTCATGCCGATACCGTAACTGACCCGTTCTTCAAGGGTGGTCGGTTTCTTGTCCGCGGCAGCCACGGGCAGGGCCATGGCAAGGGCCAACAGCAGACTGGCCGCAAGAGTCGTCATTCGCATCTGTTCTCTTCCTTTCGAAAAATTTTTTAAGGTTATCTCCC
This sequence is a window from Geothermobacter ehrlichii. Protein-coding genes within it:
- a CDS encoding FKBP-type peptidyl-prolyl cis-trans isomerase N-terminal domain-containing protein — protein: MRMTTLAASLLLALAMALPVAAADKKPTTLEERVSYGIGMNIGRDFKGKGFEVNPDLLARGIKDVLAGGELLMTEDEVRQTIMELQQVLQEKAAAKNRAEGEAFLAANRKKDGVKVTASGLQYRVIREGDGATPGPDSTVTVNYRGALVDGTEFDSSYKRGKPATFQLNRVIRGWTEGLQLMKAGGKYEFVLPADLAYGEQGAGQVIGPNSVLIFEVELLEVN